In Oscarella lobularis chromosome 18, ooOscLobu1.1, whole genome shotgun sequence, the following proteins share a genomic window:
- the LOC136197699 gene encoding trafficking protein particle complex subunit 9-like, which yields MDFHVRAHDHGRARVLVAPIGSIGGHCYSRTLGEFESLSPVAVKLPSIVEHRRIDLRFTKHASDDASDACTRSKRRTWDEFQLHRRFVAMVGVAECETLDEIDEIGDELKALRRRHETSILDWRCLVFCPHAELEEAIVRVRGFHCILLGDGERGRGTTHEDDDVDFAALRPQIEAVLEDIATYLYLALDSRRHEFSEMKAEKMPLLRTPLDKETSSFGGEDGRQPRKRCLARMNKHLGDLCLILGRLSDAFKYYVTSADQSKSINDWLWMGGAIEGQCNTAIRAIHENKVSMTTTTTTTSSIGGKTKKKGKELNNFMTNEELVKGYQNALTQYSKFREAAVMEAECSFSAARHLAFLKKKIEAAEILQELVYIRIASSEEDKVNMFEAMGQLFRDLGYSRKACFYYRLAAMHSVKQAVTSPNWNKAYHFLIKSLKDISVTVGEKKKIQRGWPLVQNRLLHELIYVAKKLNKVEAALNYSLLTLDSLYMHLSNSELKRMTTDIENLARQLPLNADSALTPLQVIPTVKSLIPCELPRPQRPFSTTQNNQHHHGPFIFSSLKRTPRPKEAVSVYWVKDCVAEVAVELYNPLPFEIKVEKMKVLTSGNKFEAFPSSVTLQPNSDPHRVVLVGSPQEPGQLQITGYSAKVFGVESQILINCSTEICATPSLPLLRAFPLSTSPSSAASPSPNARRPLSAGDGLPNASARSPVIDRLRNHLRVGSQILFDGQETTIRLKIENNGEEEINNLNLNLTINNQEDKDLVTWSILSKTNAFLPLRRRQPAQININLRGHYPFARVDLSPLKRHSVDGDVITTQPTTEEIPEKSSTSPLTRVKQKMKSVIAKRSSPPPSPQTAAGTIRNKEKAKSKFKKLFTRRSRYSTLQQKSGVDFDSPTTNRRLLDLTEMPAPCCCQVEAWFQYGGGESLTWYREMACILDVAVCPVLLVSGLELALVKHRQRVCEVKMKIQNVSDVQLEVRCDVQEKGDAGEATAPFLLRPLDQDSVSALVPRCENVVDDYGVWLRDLIWIKWRQTGGLKLLGAIRLPHFGLDCDMLKPDPLQINCRLDGDCVQVGRAVELSVEFINNSHAATNVHSFSLDWKQAETEQEDLVTPHHAWIGALDGIVPQLKPTESFIHKCHVVFLKEGKYDLKCSCHDDDKTSFHTTPLTLHAINCD from the exons ATGGATTTTCACGTCCGCGCGCACGACCACggccgcgcgcgcgttctcgtcgctccAATCGGATCGATTGGCGGCCACTGCTACTCGCGAACGCTAGGAGAATTCGAATCGTTGTCTCCCGTCGCCGTAAAActtccgtcgatcgtcgaacatcgtcgaatcgacttGCGCTTCACGAAACACGCCTCGGACGACGCTTCGGACGCGTGCACGCGCTCGAAACGACGCACGTGGGACGAATTCCAGCTccatcgtcgattcgtcgcaatGGTGGGCGTGGCCGAATGCGAAAccctcgacgaaatcgacgaaattggCGACGAATTGAAGGCGCTGCGTCGTCGACACGAAACGTCGATTCTCGATTGGCGTTGTCTCGTCTTCTGTCCGCACGCCGAGCTCGAGGAAGCGATCGTTCGCGTGCGAGGATTCCATTGCATTTTGCTCGGGGATGGAgagcgtgggcgtggcacCACCCACgaggacgatgacgtcgatttcgccgctTTGCGACCGCAAATCGAGGCCGTGCTCGAAGACATCGCCACTTATCTCTACTTGGCCTTAGATTCGCGACGTCACGAATTCAGCGAAATGAAAGCGGAAAAAATGCCGTTGCTAAGGACGCCACTcgacaaagaaacgtcatcattcggcggagaagacggaag GCAACCGCGGAAGCGTTGTCTGGCCCGTATGAATAAACATTTGGGCGATTTGTGTCTTATTCTTGGACGTTTATCTGATGCTTTTAAATATTACGTCACTTCCGCCGACCAATCGAAATCTATTAATGATTGGTTATGGATGGGCGGGGCCATCGAAGGTCAATGCAATACGGCAATTCGGGCGATACATGAAAATAAGGTTTCtatgacaacgacgacaacgacgacgtcgtcgattggtggaaagacaaagaagaaaggaaaggaatTGAATAATTTTATGACTAATGAGGAACTGGTGAAGGGATATCAAAATGCATTGACCCAATACAGCAAg tttCGCGAAGCTGCCGTTATGGAAGCCGAATGTTCGTTTAGCGCTGCCAGACACTTGGCTTTTCTAAag aaaaaaattgaagcggCTGAAATTCTTCAAGAATTGGTTTACATTCGAATTGCGTCAAGCGAAGAGGACAAA GTGAATATGTTCGAAGCAATGGGTCAGCTCTTTCGCGACTTAGGCTACAGTAGAAAAGCGTGCTTTTACTATCGTTTGGCGGCAATGCACAGCGTGAAACAAGCGGTGACAAGTCCCAATTGGAATaag GCATATCACTTCCTAATTAAAAGTTTGAAAGACATCAGTGTAACTGtaggcgaaaagaaaaaaattcaac GAGGCTGGCCTTTGGTGCAAAATCGTCTTCTACACGAACTCATTTACGTAGCAAAGAAGCTCAACAAAGTGGAAGCAGCTCTCAA TTATTCTCTTCTTACACTCGATTCTCTCTACATGCATTTATCGAATTCCGAGCTGAAACGCATGACAACTGACATAGAGAATCTCGCCAGACAATTGCCATTAAACGCAGATAGCGCGCTTACTCCACTCCAAGTAATTCCAACTGTAAA GTCTCTTATTCCCTGCGAACTTCCGCGTCCACAGAGAcccttttcgacgacgcagaaTAATCAGCATCATCACGGAccttttattttttcgagTCTCAAAAGAACGCCTCGTCCAAAGGAAGCCGTATCAG TGTATTGGGTTAAGGATTGCGTTGCGGAAGTGGCCGTCGAATTATACAATCCACTTCCGTTTGAAATCAAAGTGGAAAAAATG AAAGTGTTGACAAGTGGCAATAAATTTGAAGCTTTTCCATCTTCCGTCACTCTCCAACCCAATTCAGATCCACATCGCGTTGTATTAGTGGGATCTCCCCAAGAACCAGGCCAACTTCAAATAACAg gatATTCCGCCAAagttttcggcgtcgaaagTCAAATTTTGATAAATTGCTCCACGGAAATTTGCGCCACGccttcgcttcctcttctccgcGCTTTTCCCCTTTCGACGTCTCCTTCCTCCGCCGCGTCTCCGTCCCCTAACGCGCGTCGTCCTCTCAGCGCCGGCGACGGTCTTCCCAacgctagcgcgcgttctcCCGTAATCGATCGACTAAGAAATCATCTTCGAGTCGGTTCCCAGATTTTATTCGACGGCCAAGAGACGACAATTCGTTTAAAAATCGAAAAtaacggcgaagaagaaataaataatttaaatcTAAATCTGACGATAAATAACCAag aGGATAAGGATCTCGTGACCTGGTCTATTCTATCAAAGACGAACGCCTTTCTTCccttgcgacgtcgtcaaccgGCTCAAATTAATATCAACCTTCGAGGTCACTATCCCTTCGCGCGCGTCgatctttctcctttgaaaCGTCACTCcgtcgacggtgacgtcatcacaaCGCAACCCACCACGGAAGAAATTCCAGAAAAATCATCGACGTCACCCCTAACGCGcgtcaaacaaaaaatgaaatccGTGATAGCAAAGCGTTCTTCTCCCCCTCCTTCGCCCCAAACCGCAGCAGGAACAATacgaaacaaagaaaaagccaaatcgaaatttaaaaaattatttacacGTCGTAGCAGATATTCGACGCTCCAGCAAAAgagcggcgtcgatttcgattcTCCAACAACAAATCGTCGTCTATTGGACCTGACTGAAATGCCGGCGCCCTGCTGTTGCCAAGTGGAGGCGTGGTTTCAatacggcggcggcgaatcgctCACGTGGTATCGCGAAATGGCGTGCATTTTGGACGTGGCTGTTTGTCCGGTTTTGCTTGTGAGTGGACTCGAATTGGCGCTTGTCAAACATCGGCAGCGCGTCTGCGAAGTCAAGATGAAAATTCAGAATGTTTCGGATGTTCAGTTGGAGGTGAGATGCGACGTCCAGGAGAAGggcgacgccggcgaagCGACGGCTCCTTTTCTGCTCAGACCTTTGGATCAGGATAG CGTTTCTGCTCTCGTTCCGCGATGCGAGAACGTGGTGGATGACTATGGCGTTTGGCTTCGGGATTTGATTTGGATTAAGTGGAGGCAAACGGGGGGATTGAAGTTATTGGGGGCAATTCGATTGCCTCACTTTGGATTGGATTGCGATATGCTCAAACCAGATCCTCTCCAAATAA aTTGTCGTTTGGATGGAGATTGCGTTCAGGTTGGAAGAGCCGTGGAACTGTCTGTcgaatttattaataatagcCACGCAG CTACAAACGTACACTCCTTTTCATTGGACTGGAAACAAGCAGAAACTGAGCAAGAAGACCTTGTCACTCCTCATCACGCGTGGATAGGCGCACTAGACGGGATCGTACCTCAA TTGAAACCAACTGAATCCTTCATCCATAAATGTCACGTGGTCTTTCTCAAAGAAGGCAAGTACGATCTCAAATGCAgttgccatgacgacgacaaaacgagCTTCCACACGACCCCACTGACACTCCACGCGATCAATTGTGATTGA
- the LOC136197722 gene encoding splicing factor 3B subunit 6-like: MAMGAARKANVRLPPEVNRIIYVRNLPYKITSEELYDIFGKYGAIRQIRVGTTTETKGTAFVVYEDIFDAKNACDHLQGFNVCNRYLVVLYYQPNKMFKKLDKGKKQEELEKVKEKYGV, from the exons atGGCAATGGGAGCAGCGCGAAAGGCGAAT GTTCGCCTTCCCCCCGAAGTGAATCGAATCATCTACGTCAG AAATCTCCCGTACAAAATCACGAGCGAAGAGCTCTACGACATTTTCGGCAAATACGGCGCAATTCGTCAAATTCGCGT gggaacgacgacggaaacgaaGGGAACGGCGTTCGTCGTATACGAAGACattttcgacgcgaaaaacgcGTGCGATCATTTGCAAGGTTTCAACGTCTGCAATCGCtatctcgtcgttctctacTATCAACCGAATAAG ATGTTTAAGAAATTGGATAAGGGAAAGAAGCAGGAGGAGTTGGAGAAAGTGAAGGAGAAATACGGGGTTTAG
- the LOC136197720 gene encoding tumor protein D52-like yields the protein MATESEKEPATLYTSLEQGSESTEDTREEELNTSESKTSNDSEEERHRELEKRMIQVQEEINSLQIALGRKNRELAEIKKQLGITALSQLKEDVKVGFREIKESKPVQSTGKFFRDLGEKITSSGAYQSAASALSTAGEKTGKALKVAGAKTSDAFGRAKTSIKEKIGKSGSEESGVAAVSKSTADAEAKYDSEAALEQ from the exons ATGGCGacagaaagcgaaaaagaaccAGCGACGCTCTATACGTCGCTCGAACAGGGCTCGGAGTCGACCGAGGACACTCGCGAGGAAGAACTAAACACGTCCGAATCGAAAACGAGCAACGATTCAGAGGAAGAACGGCATCGCGAGCTCGAAAAACGAATGATACAG GTCCAAGAGGAGATCAATTCGCTTCAAATAGCGCTCGGACGAAAGAATCGCGAATTGGCCGAAATCAAGAAACAACTCGGAATCACGGCTTTGAGTCAGCTCAAGGAAGATGTAAAAGTCGGTTTTCGCGAAATCAAGGAGTCGAAACC tgtGCAATCGACTgggaaattttttcgcgatttggGAGAAAAGATTACCAGTTCCGGAGC TTATCAAAGTGCTGCCTCTGCTCTGAGTACGGCTGGAGAGAAAACAGGCAAAGCTCTCAAAGTAGCGGGTGCTAAAACATCTGACGCTTTTGGCAGAGCTAAGACGTCAATCAAg GAGAAAATTGGGAAATCCGGTAGTGAGGAGAGTGGGGTAGCAGCCGTTTCAAAGAGCACCGCTGATGCCGAGGCTAAATACGATTCTGAAGCTGCTCTAGAGCAATAA
- the LOC136197705 gene encoding vesicular glutamate transporter 3-like: MNKPLIARKRSTGCIPTRYVLAILGHIGFANVYALRVNLSVAIIDMKDQYGWSSTTEGLILSSFFFGYIFTQVPGGWLAERYGGKWVMGLGCLGTVVLSVLTPLAAHYGLGYLIALRVLEGIGEGVTFPAMHSMWSHWAPPYERTILTTLCYTGAWMGNIIAFPLSGVLAQHGFVSEGHRWPSIFYVFGAVGFLWCIAWFFLVHSYPSTHPRISTEERNFIESSIPQKTEVAVPTPWRAIMTSPAFWSVIVSHLCNNWAAYTLLTNMPTFFKDVHHIGIMKGGIFSALPYVVIVIVIPSGGTLTDFMRRTKILSTTQARKLMNCLGQILPAVFLIGTGFASSQALAVVLLAISVGFNGLSYSGFNVNHLDIAPRFAGTLMGITNTAGTVSGIVAPYVAGALASAPSGTHVLAEEWRNVFYLGAEIQIFGALIFLILGSGEEQWWANGTSMPESQTSSLSLPHGKVQRDF; encoded by the exons ATGAATAAGCCTCTAATCGCGCGCAAAAGATCGACGGGCTGCATTCCGACGCGCTACGTTCTCGCCATTCTAGGCCACATCGGTTTCGCGAACGTCTACGCCCTGCGCGTCAATCTCAGCGTCGCCATCATCGACATGAAG gaCCAATACGGTTGGTCATCGACAACGGAAG GCCTCATTCTCAGCTCGTTCTTCTTCGGGTATATTTTCACGCAAGTTCCCGGAGGTTGGCTAGCAGAACGATATGGCGGCAAATGGGTAATGGGCTTGGGCTGCTTGGGCACCGTCGTTCTTTCCGTATTAACGCCGCTCGCCGCTCACTACGGCCTCGGCTATCTCATTGCTCTTCGCGTCCTCGAAGGCATTGGCGAA GGTGTGACGTTTCCCGCTATGCATTCCATGTGGTCTCATTGGGCGCCTCCGTACGAACGAACCATATTGACAACACTATGTTATACGG GTGCGTGGATGGGCAATATTATTGCCTTTCCTCTATCAGGTGTCTTAGCTCAACACGGTTTTGTATCAGAGGGTCATAGATGGCCATCAATATTTTACGTATTCG GTGCTGTTGGTTTTTTGTGGTGCATAGCTTGGTTTTTCCTTGTGCACAGCTACCCCAGCACGCATCCCCGTATAAGCACGGAAGAACGAAATTTTATTGAGTCGAGCATTCCTCAAAAGACGGAAGTTGCCGTTCCGACGCCCTGGCGTGccattatgacgtcaccggcATTTTGGTCAGTCATAGTGAGTCACCTTTGCAACAATTGGGCAGCCTATACACTTCTCACCAATATGCCTACGTTTTTCAAAGACGTTCATCATATAGGAATTAtgaaa ggtGGAATCTTTTCTGCTCTTCCCTATGTTGTCATTGTTATTGTTATTCCATCGGGAGGGACTCTAACGGATTTTATGCGGCGCACGAAAATTTTGTCAACAACTCAAGCGAGAAAATTGATGAATTGTTTag GTCAAATACTTCCGGCTGTTTTTCTTATTGGAACGGGATTTGCTTCAAGTCAAGCGCTTGCCGTTGTTCTCCTGGCTATTTCCGTTGGATTTAATGGTCTTTCCTATTCTGGTTTCAATGTGAATCATTTGGATATTGCACCTCGTTTTGCTGGCACGCTCATGGGAATCACAAATACAGCTGGAACGGTTTCTGGGATAGTAGCACCTTATGTAGCAGGAGCACTGGCCTCAGCTCCTTCAGGAACCCAc gttttGGCTGAAGAGTGGCGAAACGTATTTTATCTTGGCGCCGAAATTCAAATATTTGGAGCATTGATATTTCTCATTCTTGGCTCTGGGGAAGAACAATG